In Cryptomeria japonica chromosome 5, Sugi_1.0, whole genome shotgun sequence, the genomic window CCTCTGAACCACAGGAAGCGCCACCTCCAATCCTATCTCCATCCCATGGACATTTTCAATATGTGGAAGGTAAATATATATTAGTAGAATTTGAAAGTTTTGTTTGAGAGAATGTAACTAATAGCTGGCCCAGTTGCTACATTTTTATAGGCCCAGCTGCTTCATCTCCAAGTGTTTTCCCTTTCAAACCTCCTATGAAGAAACCAACTTTACCTCATCTGGAGATGCCAAGGAACAGATCAAAGAGACAAGCACCAGTTACTCTGGCACCTAAGAATCAAGGTCTCTAAATTTTCTTAATCATCCTTAAATGGCAGAGAGTCTTTTTTGTACAGATGTAAATTTGTTGCTCTCTGTTGTTAATTATATAGGGTATGTTGCTGCTCCTGCTAGTGTACCCTATGAACCGCAAACAGAGTACCGAGTAACACCCAAGTTGGCACCATCCATAACACTTCATTCTCCTCCATATTATCAAGATCATCAAGGTAGATATTCTTCCTacattggaaaaatattttgagaaacagtaattttatcataacttggtAATGTTGGATTACAGGTCCTagcatttgaaaaataaattgaatgaatgattcaataatcggatgattacttccaaggggttgagcttaattggttaaaacactgggttctcactgtggagacccaagttcaattcccaatagggacatctgaagtgggattctaagttgtgactcttggccttccataggatggggaaggtcttgggtcaatctaatcaaacataataatattaataataataataattcaaagatatgtaatggggatggggccccctactgtgtccccactggttcatagctccagtcaaaagctattcaggcttcggccaattaccgataaaaaaataaaaataataataatcggatgattacattgaacgatgtacacgtatatatagaggttacaagacaatgttctataaatagaactagttgttaaagtgaaatcaaataagctaaaaagctaaatatagcttaaaaagctaaataataaaaaaactaacttaaaaagctaaatagctaaataagtcgacaactaagatgactgctaaaaatagaagatgactgctaaaaatagaagatattaatattattttaacaccctccctagTGGTCATCTTACTCAATACCCTACGAAAGACACTGCAGGTGTTATGATCACAAATGCATAGACCATCTGTTGCTACGAagaccctcccaggatctgcagaatgtaaatgaccaagagtaccaaaacCCATCCAAGCTAATGTAGCCTTCACACGCAAATTAGAGATCTAGCACACACGAATTACTGaagcctgaaaccatgattttgaggaaaaaattagcAAACCTTTTTGCAGAAGAGTATTGAGCATTGTTTGCTCCAACAACTCCTAAACAGACTGCAAGATACCACAGTTGCAAATGTTCGCCCTGACAGGTGCAACCCAAATtgactgcaacaaagcacgatttttgaGGGAAAAACCGTCAAACCTTGAAATAGGAACGCTCGAAAAGAGAATTtatgattttgaggagaaaattgaaaaaccaagaagtttgaggttacaaatcatcgtttttgtggaaaaaaacattaaaacccagataactaaaatcttacgcgaatatcgcagattacagatgagataatttttaagggaaaattataaactctgcgaacaatttttgaagaaaaaatcgtgaaaaccctcccatgattttttgtggaaaaaatcagaaaaccgatagacaatttttcaagaaaaaatcgtgaaaactcTGGGACTTGAAAGACGAGGTCTAGCCTAAATCAATCTGAGAAAGGTAAcaatattcagatatcgtgaacatgcgctgtttccaggtgttgtagttgaggccactgaacttttgactgtgttccaacatgatgttggtcaaagatgccatcacaaaaatcgaggttgaacgaggtcaaccgagtgaaagcaagagacaaaagaatcggatttaaaaaaaaatcaaaatagaagcagctgttgaaaaaactgaaaccctagAGGAGAATTCTGGCTCAAATTCCAAGGCACCAATTTCGAGGTTTGGAaaaaacccaaaaattaaaattttctacaaacttaaaacctgaaatttttcttgaaaataatcagaaaaaaataataatttgcagaaaataaaaaaatacctctgATTTTTTTTGTAAGAGAAacagaaaaatatagaaaaaaattttcaaaaaaaaaataggggCAGAAACCCTAGGTCAAATGTACAGCATTAACAGTGCCCAGAAGACACCAAAATTCCCGACGTCTACAGAATTAGCAGAAATCGCGGACAGTTTTAAATTCCAAGGTAAATTcgctggcacaaaatttgaggcacggAAAATGAGGCACCCAAAAAATATGAGACCAACCTAAAaaactctcgaaaaacccaccaagaatcagAAATCAAAATGCAGATCTAACAGCTCAAAATTCGAGGCACGGAATACGATGCACCCAAAAAAATATGACGATGACCCAGTTGGGGTCTCggaaaacccaccaagaatttgcaaccagaataaaatttcgacttgaattgAAGgttcaaaaccctagtcgaaaattgcagaaactctaggaaaattttcaacttgcaaaaaaaaaaaaccgcccaggaagagaaaaagagcctgcttttttttaaaaaaaaaaacagttttaaaaaaacctcttcaataaatttgaaaaattttaataacaaaaactttcaaaatttttaatttccatgctctgctaccatgaaaaataaattgaatgaatgattcaataatcggatgattacattgaacgatatacacacgtatatatagaggttacaagacgatgttctataaatagaactagtcgttaaagtgaaatcaaataagctagaaagctaaatatagcttaaaaggctaaataataaaaagctaacttaacaagctaaataagtcaactaaaaagctaaatagctaaataagtcgacaactaagatgactgctaaaaatagaagatgaccattatagaagatattaatattattttaacaacatTTCCCCTTTTGATCCATACCAGATGAAACCAAGATTTCCTGAGGGCAACCAACCCTGGAAAAGTTTGAGACATGTGCCAGTGAGAACATTACCTGTGGCTCAAGGTCTGCTTATGGTTTCTTCTTAATATTTGAGCTAGAAATACACATAAATTATACTTTATGATTGGCAAATTGGTTGCCTTTGGTAGGGTCTGTGTCTTTTCCTCCGATTGCTCCTCCACCTGATCAACCCATAGGGAACTCAAGGAATACATTCACACCATCAATAATAATTTCTTCCCCATCACCTTATTCAGGAGTAAAAGGTAGATATGCTTTCTTTCCACAATCCTGAACTTTTTTCTATGGAGAATATTGTCATATTTTTTACTAATATGGCACTGCTCATTTATCTTTAGGGCATGTAACTTCTCCAAGCAATGAACATTACAGATCACCCTTGAAAAGGCCAGGAAAACTTTTAGCCCCATCACCAATTATAAGGTCACATTGGCATGCACTGACCATAATTCCACCTATAGATCAAGGTATCCGTTGCAAACATTCTTGATGTGGGTAGACATACATTTGATGCTTCTTTTTTTTGAAAGAGGTGAGTTTTTTACAGGGCATTTTTATACCCATCCTGCCCTTCCACCTGAACAACACAAAGGAAATAATGGTATTCTTCCATTCCttcattaaaaatattaacttCCCTTAACATTTTAAAAGAGATTAATGTAGGTATTCTACTTTTCTGCACTTTGTGAAGGGCTCCCATTAAGTTTTGCAGTGTCATTAATTCTAGCTATTGTTGAATGATTTCTTATATTTAGGACCCACAGCTTCTCCTCTAATCATTGCTTCCCAACCACCCCAGAAGCTGCAAAGTATAACTCGAACACTGCCTTCAAATAAAAGACCATGGAGGCATGCACCACTTGCAATTCCATCTGTTCATGAAGGTCTCTTAAAAAGTTTTATTTCTGGTTTCAATAGGTATATTCAATCTATGATTCTATGGATATTATTAAACTCTTGGTGCCTTTTTCCAGGATATATTCCTAGTCAATTTACTATTCCATCTGGACCCCCAAAAGTAATCTCAAGTGCTGCATCTGCACCACAGCTAATAGTTCCTACACCTCATAATTGGGTTGTGAAAGGTGTTTTTTTTTCTACTCTTTCTTTTTGATGGCAGCATCCAGAATTTTGGCAGTTctaaattttctattattttctTGTAGGGCCTGTTAGTTCTTCATCAAGTATTATTCCATCTCGAGCAGCCCAAAGGAAACCAAGCATCCCAGTAGCAGCACCACCAAACATAAGATTGCGGAATCATGCCCCAGTTACAAGTCTACCTATATTTCAAGGTCTATTCATGATTCCTTTGTATCTAGGATAGACTTGATTAATGTTACACTATAACTTATTGGATCATTGGTTGCTCTTGCAGGGCCTGTttcttcaccagtcaaatctctGCATCCCTCATCCTCTGCAAACTTTATAACTCCAACAGTCTCACCAACAATTATATCTCCTTTCTCTACACATCGATTACGGAAGCATGCACCAGTTGGAAGCCCACTAATTCAAGGTCtcctcttgattccattttctgTTTCTAAAATTATACTTACCTTACTCTAGAAGTCACTGGATTGTTAGTTGTTTTTTGCAGGGTCAATTCATTCTCCTGTTAGATCTACACATCCATCATCTCCTGGAAACTTGAGAACTCCAACATTGTCACCATCAATCATATTTCCTTCGCATAATCGATCAGAGAAGCATGCACCAGTTGCAACCACACCTATGATTCAAGGTCTCTTCTTGGTTTCATTTTCTGTTTCTAAAATTTTACTCATATTACTTCCCAGTTCACCAGATTGTGAGTTGCTTTTGCAGGGTCTGTTAATTCTCCAGTTAAATCTCCACATCCTTCATCCTCTGGAAACTTGAGAACTCCAACAGTCTCACCATCAATTATATTTCCTTCGCATAATCGATCACAGAAGCATACACCAGTTGCAACACCACCTATGATTCAAGGTCTCTTCCCGGTTTCATTTTCGTTTTCTAAAATTTTACTCGTATTACTTCACAATTTACCAGATTGTGAGTTGCTTTTGCAGGGTCTGTTAATTCTCCAGTTAAATCTCCACATCCTTCATCCTCTGGAAACTTGAGAACTCCAACAGTCTCACCATCAATTATATTTCCTTCGCATAATCGATCACAGAAGCATACACCAGTTGCAGCACCACCTATGATTCAAGGTCTCTTCCTGGTTTCATTTTCGTTTTCTAAAATTTTACTCGTATTACTTCACAATTTACTAGATTGTGAGTTGCTTTTGCAGGGTCTGTTGATTCTCCAGGTAAATCTCCATATCCTTCATCCTCTGGAAATTTGAGAACTCCAACAGTGTCACCAACAATAATATTTCCTTTACATAATCGCTCAGGGAAGCATGCACCAGTGGCAACTCCACCTATGATTCAAGGTCTCTTCTTGGTTTCATTTTCTGTTTCTAAAATTTTACTCATATTACTTCACAATTTACCAGTTTGTTAGTTGCTTTTGTAGGGTCTGTTAGTTCTCCAGTTAAATCTCCACATCCTTCATCCTCTGGAAACTTTAGAACTGTAACAGTCTCACCATCAATTATATTTCCTTCTTCTCCACATAATCAATCACGGAAGCATGCACCAGTTGCAAGCCCACATATAATTCAAGGTCTCTTGGTTTCATTTTCTGTTTTTCTAAAATTATCCTCATATTACTTCATACATCAATAGATTGTTAGTTGCTTTTGCAGGGCCTGCTCATTCACCAGTTAAATCTCCACATCATCTATCACAAAATCATACAACAGTTGGAAGCTCACCTGTGATTCAAGGTCTCCTCTTTATTCCATTTGCTGTTTCTCACATTATACGCACTTTACAAGTGACTTGATTGTTAGTTACTTTTACAGGGCCTGTGTATCCTCCAGAAAAATCTCCATATCTGCCTTCCTCCGGAAACTTAAGAACTCCGACTGCCTCGCCGCCAATTGTAATTCCTTCAGCTCCACATCATCAATCATGGAAGCATGCAGCAGTTGCAAGCCCGCCTACAAGTAAAGGTCCGTTCATGATTCCATCTTTTATTGCGAGAGTAATACTCATCTTATTTTAGTAGTCACTCAATTGATGGGTGCTTTTGCAGGGGTTATCAATTCTCCAGCTATATCTCCACATCCTTCCGCTCCAAATAAGCAATCACAAAATCGTACACCAGTTGGAAGCCTACCCTTCATTCAAGGTCATTTCTCTGTTCCATATTTGGTCTCTCAAATTATACTTTCTTTGCTTCACAAGTGACTGGATTGTTATTTGTTTTGCAGGGCCTGTTTATTCTCCAGAAAATCCTCCAGATCAGCCATCTTCTGGAAACTTAAGAACTCCAACAGCCTCGCCATCAATTGTAATTCCTTCCCCTCCACATCATCGATCATGGAAGCAAGCACCATTTGCAAGCCCGCCTATGAGTAAAGGTCTATTCATGGTTCTGTCTTTGGTCGCTTGAATAATATTATAGTACTCATCTTATTTTAGGAGTCACTCAATTGTTAGTTGCTTTTGCAGGGCTTATCAATTCTCCAGCTAAATCTCCACATCCGTCCACTCCAAAAAAGCAATCACTAAATCATACACCAGTTGGAAGCCTACCCTTCATTCAAGGTCATTTCTTTGTTCCACATTTGGTTTCTAAAATTATACTTTCTTTGCTTCACAAGTGACTGGATTGTTAGTTGCTTTTGCAGGGCCCGTGTATTCTCCAGAAAATTCTCCAGGTCAGCCATCTTCTGGAAATTTAAGATCTCCAACAGCCTCGCCGTCAATTGTAATTCCTTCCCCTCCACATCATCGATCATGGAAGCAAGCACCATTTGCAAGCCCGCCTACGAGTAAAGGTCTATTCATGGTTCTGTCTTTTGTCGATTGAATAATATTATAATACTCATCTTATTTTAAGAGTCACTCAATTGTTAGTTGCTTTTACAGGGCATATCAATTCTCCAGCTAAATCTCCATTTCCTTCCAGAGCACATCATCGATTGCAAAACCATACTCCAGTTGGAAGCCCATTTGTTTTTCATCGATCACCAAAGCATACACCAGTTGGGAGCCCACTTGCAATTCATCGATCACAAAAGCGTACACCAGCTGGAAGGCCACCCGTGATACAAGGTCCCTTATTTATTCAATTTTCAGTTTCTCTGCTTGTACTTACTTTACAAGTGACTGCATTGTTTGTTGCTTTTGCAGGGCCTGTGTATTCACCAGATAAATCTCCACATCTGCCATCCATTGGAAACTTAAGAACTCCAACAGGCTCACCGACAGTTGTAATTTCTTCCCCTCCACATCATCGATCATGGAGGCATGCACCAGTTGCAAGCCCGCCTACTAGTAAAGGTCTATTCATGGTTCCATCTTTTGTTGCTAGAATAATACTCATCTTATTTTGGGAGTCACTCAATTGTTAGTTGCTTCTGCAGGGCTTATTAATTCTCCAGCTATATCTCCACATCCTTCACCTCTACATCATCAATCACAAAAACATACACCAGTTGGAAGCCCATCCACGATTCAAGGTCTCTTCCTTACTCCATTTTCTGCTACTCAAAGTTTATTCACTTTACTTCACAAGTGATTGGATTGTTAGTTGCTTTTACAGGGCCCGTGTATTCTCCAGAAAAATCTCAATATCCACCATCCTCTGGAAACTTAAGAACTCCAACAGCctcaccatcaatgacaacccatccATATCATCAATCATGGAAGCATGCACCAGTTTCAAGCCCACCTACAAGTAAAGGCCTATTCACTGTTCTGTCCTTTGTTGCTAGAATAATACTCATCTTATTTTGGGAGTCACTCAATTGTCAGTTGCTTCTGCAGGGCTTATCAATTCTCCAGCTAAATCTCCACATCCTTCACCTCGACATCATCAATCACAAAAACATACACCAGTTGGAAGCCCATCCATGATTCAAGGTCTCTTCCTTACTCCATTTTCTGCTACTCAAATTTTACTCACTTTACTTCACAAGTGACTGGACTGTTAGTTGCTTTTACAGGGCCTGTGTATTCTCCAGAAAAATCTCAATCTCCACCATCCTCTGGAAACTTAAGAACTCCAACAGCCTCACCGTCAATGGCAACCCATCCATATCGTCAATCATGGAAGCATGCACCAGTTTCAAGCCCACCTACGAGTAAAGGCCAATTCATGGTTCTGTCTTTTGTTGCTAGAATGATAGTCATCTATTTTGAGGAGGCACTCAATTCTTTGTTGCTTTTGCAGGGCTTATCAATTCTCCAGCTGAATCTCCACATCCATCACCGTCAGGAAATTTGAGAATTCCAGCAGCCTCACCATTAAATAAATTTCCATTGTCTCCCCATCAAGCTCATGCAAAAGGTACATGTGTTCTATTCTTTCAGGTTTGTGAGGTCTATTATTTAACCGTATTCTATTAACTTACACTGATGATTGCCTATATATTGCATGTTAGGGTCCCCCACTTCTCCAAACATTTCCCCTACTCAACCGTCAAAGAAAAGACCAACAACACCTGTGGCACCACCGCCAATGATATTTCCTCCCCCGCCTCCTGGTCAAGGTGTGTGAAGTGGACAttatttcttgtttttctttaaAGATGGGTTTAGTTTCGGTTGAACTGTTTTGTGTATGAAAATTGCAAAATCTAAAATATTTTACTCTTTTAAACAAAGATAAACTGTTTGTCATTGGTAATGATCTATTTTGTGTATAGATTGTAGTTCAGTATCCTGTACTGCACCATACACTTCTACTCCTCCTGGTTCTCCATGCGGCTGTGTGAATCCTATGCAAATTGAGCTTGGGCTTGGTGTGGCACTCTATGCTTTTTTCCCACTAGTCTCGGAGCTCGCTTCACAGATAGCTGGAGGAACTTTCTTAAAACAAAGCCAAGTCAGGATTATGGGAGCAAATGCATACAGTCAAGATGAGGAAAAGACAATTGTGGATATTGATCTGGTGCCACTTGGAGAAAATTTTGATAATACAACCGCCTTGCTTATTTTTGAAAGATTTTGGCAAAAGAAAGTTATGATTAATGAGACCCTTTTTGGTGATTACTGGGTAATCTTTATCAATTACCCTGGTATGTACCTTTTGTTATGCAAGATCTAACAGTTTTCATATTTTTTAAACAAGTGGTCTTCATGATGAGAATATATCTTTTTCAGGGCTCCCTAAATCACCACCTTCTGCATTTCCACATACAACTTACAATGGTGTGCCTAATTCAAGTAGCAATGGATCAAGCAAAAAAGATCCTCTTGGAGTTGATGTAAATAAACAGAGCGATAAAATGGGAGCTGGGACCATTGCAGTTGTTGCCTTGTCTTCTGCAATTGCCATGATCATATGCCTTGGAACAGTTTGGATCATTATCTTGAAATGTAGAAATCAGAACAGGCCAACTTTGGCTGTTGTTGAGCCCACCCATGTACCATCCAGTACAAAAAGATCAGGTATCTATCCAATCACActatatttttcaaatattcctgTGCTGGAATAGGGAAGTTTTTGGTCAATCTCAAGCGCTGAGAGGCATTGCTTTCATATTTGGTCAACTATCATCTTAAGTTTTTGTCATTCTTATTTCTTTCTTCCTCCTTGCACTTGAAAAGCAACAGGTGGTGGTTCCATCCTGTCAGGAAGCATGGAAAGTTCCACATCAATGTCATTTGTTTCAAGTATGGCTACCTATACAGGATCTGCTAAAACATTCACTTCAGCTGAGATTGAAAAGGCCACAGATAGATTCAATCCTCAAAAAATTCTTGGAGAAGGAGGCTTTGGACGTGTTTATCAAGGATTATTGGAAGATGGGACAAAAGTGGCTGTAAAGGTTCTTACTAGAGATGATCAACAAGGAGGGCGTGAGTTCATAGCTGAAGTTGAAATGCTAAGTCGTTTGCATCACCGAAACCTGGTTAAGCTGATTGGTATCTGTACTGAAGAGCATAATCGTTGTTTGGTCTATGAGCTTATTCCCAATGGCAGTGTGGAATCGCATCTTCATGGTATAGTATTTCCTGTATAATGTACTATTTCTTGAGACTATAGTACgataaaaatcaacaaagtatCTTTACATATTTTAGGTTTAGAAGTGAAACATTGGGTGTGGGTTGAATTTCATTTCTACATTGTGGCCATTTGTATGGATTCATGTGCTAGCTGTTTGACTGCTAACATGCCACAATATCATTTTCTAGCTTAATAGACTTCAATGTTTCAGGTCTGGACAAAGAAATTGCTCCTCTCGACTGGGATGCCCGTATAAAGATAGCTCTTGGTGCAGCTAGAGGGCTTGCTTATCTCCATGAAGATTCAAGTCCTCGTGTTATACATCGTGATTTTAAGGCTAGCAACATTTTACTTGAGGATGATTTTACCCCTAAAGTAGCAGATTTTGGGCTGGCAAAATCAGCCTCTGAAGAAGTTAGTGGACACATCTCAACAAGAGTCATGGGGACATTCGGGTATGTAATGTAGATGCTTGATACTGCAAATTATATCTCCGCTATTTCTTGAATTCACCTATCTTTGGTGAAAGCAATTTCATTCATTTGTTTATTAACCATAAGTGGAGACAAGTACTACTCTTTCTTGGTATGCAGTTGCATTTTACAGGAGCTCAAATCATCTCCTGAAGGGAAATGtttctcttttggcatcattttccttttgatattatacatattgattttttatattttcccGAAATTGTTAAAACCTTTGTTAATTTCGTTGTTCCCATTGTGTCACTCATTTCTCTATACCTTGAATGCTGGACATACAATTTGCTTTCATTTCTCAGTTGTTTTActaattcatcttttgtgttttaGAGGATCAGAATTGgtctcttctatatatatatatgcttttttAAGATTCATGCAAAGCTGGATTTAATTCTTTATATATAATTTCTGCAGGTATGTTGCTCCTGAATATGCAATGACTGGGCATTTGCTTGTGAAGAGTGATGTGTACAGCTACGGGGTAGTGTTACTGGAGTTACTTTCTGGAAGGAAGCCAGTTGACATGTCTCAACCACCTGGGCAGGAAAATCTTGTTACATGGGCCCGGCCCCTTCTTACAAGCAAAGAAGGCCTAGAAACTTTGGTGGACCCAGCTTTGGGGGGCAATCTTCCTTTTGACAACATTGCAAGAGTTGCAGCCATTGCATCCATGTGTGTCCAGCCTGACCATTCTCATCGACCATTCATGGGTGAAGTTGTACAAGCATTAAAGCTT contains:
- the LOC131045786 gene encoding uncharacterized protein LOC131045786 isoform X30 — protein: MWQRVGFLLFLLFFSSPAYDVKKFQFVEDDLHNTSAQYYDQVSSCYRKGNPDKCKSFTVRSEIQRLRQILYTHSNRAASGGFRSPSSLCSGNVVLSSSTNLTSYNLVPSANALSSVVESPSVFSNKLQLKRQNWLFSLPLVHIPRRYLLAAPSLPVEPSMNPHTPNHIFRRPEMDNIPPLFSVATHYGQPQYLSPSGSYENQHFIRISSPSSGLSSIIYSPTISDGQEAPGSHMNKIQHLKAAPPLFPSSWPYTQPPLVSRQNLKHQMHQSAFHPVMPNPANPSSKWLSPSFFGAPSEVRPPVSHSWTSATPSGPVVSAPSTYGLGRSQDQPSMPGTALPRNMANRQAPVAMPPMSFSSPPNLFPSEPPMEKSKAPEVVPFTKFSPLGNKHDLKVVGYPPPIDLPSEPQEAPPPILSPSHGHFQYVEGPTASPLIIASQPPQKLQSITRTLPSNKRPWRHAPLAIPSVHEGYIPSQFTIPSGPPKVISSAASAPQLIVPTPHNWVVKGPVSSSSSIIPSRAAQRKPSIPVAAPPNIRLRNHAPVTSLPIFQGPVSSPVKSLHPSSSANFITPTVSPTIISPFSTHRLRKHAPVGSPLIQGSIHSPVRSTHPSSPGNLRTPTLSPSIIFPSHNRSEKHAPVATTPMIQGSVNSPVKSPHPSSSGNLRTPTVSPSIIFPSHNRSQKHTPVATPPMIQGSVNSPVKSPHPSSSGNLRTPTVSPSIIFPSHNRSQKHTPVAAPPMIQGSVDSPGKSPYPSSSGNLRTPTVSPTIIFPLHNRSGKHAPVATPPMIQGSVSSPVKSPHPSSSGNFRTVTVSPSIIFPSSPHNQSRKHAPVASPHIIQGPAHSPVKSPHHLSQNHTTVGSSPVIQGPVYPPEKSPYLPSSGNLRTPTASPPIVIPSAPHHQSWKHAAVASPPTSKGVINSPAISPHPSAPNKQSQNRTPVGSLPFIQGPVYSPENPPDQPSSGNLRTPTASPSIVIPSPPHHRSWKQAPFASPPMSKGLINSPAKSPHPSTPKKQSLNHTPVGSLPFIQGPVYSPENSPGQPSSGNLRSPTASPSIVIPSPPHHRSWKQAPFASPPTSKGHINSPAKSPFPSRAHHRLQNHTPVGSPFVFHRSPKHTPVGSPLAIHRSQKRTPAGRPPVIQGPVYSPDKSPHLPSIGNLRTPTGSPTVVISSPPHHRSWRHAPVASPPTSKGLINSPAISPHPSPLHHQSQKHTPVGSPSTIQGPVYSPEKSQYPPSSGNLRTPTASPSMTTHPYHQSWKHAPVSSPPTRLINSPAKSPHPSPRHHQSQKHTPVGSPSMIQGPVYSPEKSQSPPSSGNLRTPTASPSMATHPYRQSWKHAPVSSPPTRLINSPAESPHPSPSGNLRIPAASPLNKFPLSPHQAHAKGSPTSPNISPTQPSKKRPTTPVAPPPMIFPPPPPGQDCSSVSCTAPYTSTPPGSPCGCVNPMQIELGLGVALYAFFPLVSELASQIAGGTFLKQSQVRIMGANAYSQDEEKTIVDIDLVPLGENFDNTTALLIFERFWQKKVMINETLFGDYWVIFINYPGLPKSPPSAFPHTTYNGVPNSSSNGSSKKDPLGVDVNKQSDKMGAGTIAVVALSSAIAMIICLGTVWIIILKCRNQNRPTLAVVEPTHVPSSTKRSATGGGSILSGSMESSTSMSFVSSMATYTGSAKTFTSAEIEKATDRFNPQKILGEGGFGRVYQGLLEDGTKVAVKVLTRDDQQGGREFIAEVEMLSRLHHRNLVKLIGICTEEHNRCLVYELIPNGSVESHLHGLDKEIAPLDWDARIKIALGAARGLAYLHEDSSPRVIHRDFKASNILLEDDFTPKVADFGLAKSASEEVSGHISTRVMGTFGYVAPEYAMTGHLLVKSDVYSYGVVLLELLSGRKPVDMSQPPGQENLVTWARPLLTSKEGLETLVDPALGGNLPFDNIARVAAIASMCVQPDHSHRPFMGEVVQALKLVYNDSDASNAGGSGSFSRGESSAHDTEVKDSSSQPWHHSMQYVPDSTSFVTIDYDSGPLETQGLEVERPLSASALMSNSGRLIRQLSGSFRRHSSSGPLRTNRSKESWYGIRDPERGSISEHGVKRHFDRGSDGDVHELWP
- the LOC131045786 gene encoding uncharacterized protein LOC131045786 isoform X33 — translated: MWQRVGFLLFLLFFSSPAYDVKKFQFVEDDLHNTSAQYYDQVSSCYRKGNPDKCKSFTVRSEIQRLRQILYTHSNRAASGGFRSPSSLCSGNVVLSSSTNLTSYNLVPSANALSSVVESPSVFSNKLQLKRQNWLFSLPLVHIPRRYLLAAPSLPVEPSMNPHTPNHIFRRPEMDNIPPLFSVATHYGQPQYLSPSGSYENQHFIRISSPSSGLSSIIYSPTISDGQEAPGSHMNKIQHLKAAPPLFPSSWPYTQPPLVSRQNLKHQMHQSAFHPVMPNPANPSSKWLSPSFFGAPSEVRPPVSHSWTSATPSGPVVSAPSTYGLGRSQDQPSMPGTALPRNMANRQAPVAMPPMSFSSPPNLFPSEPPMEKSKAPEVVPFTKFSPLGNKHDLKEPSVSPITSPNESPWKNARIPVTALVHKSSSSHAPASGQGYVSSPQISPAFVPSLKVVGYPPPIDLPSEPQEAPPPILSPSHGHFQYVEGPVSSPVKSLHPSSSANFITPTVSPTIISPFSTHRLRKHAPVGSPLIQGSIHSPVRSTHPSSPGNLRTPTLSPSIIFPSHNRSEKHAPVATTPMIQGSVNSPVKSPHPSSSGNLRTPTVSPSIIFPSHNRSQKHTPVATPPMIQGSVNSPVKSPHPSSSGNLRTPTVSPSIIFPSHNRSQKHTPVAAPPMIQGSVDSPGKSPYPSSSGNLRTPTVSPTIIFPLHNRSGKHAPVATPPMIQGSVSSPVKSPHPSSSGNFRTVTVSPSIIFPSSPHNQSRKHAPVASPHIIQGPAHSPVKSPHHLSQNHTTVGSSPVIQGPVYPPEKSPYLPSSGNLRTPTASPPIVIPSAPHHQSWKHAAVASPPTSKGVINSPAISPHPSAPNKQSQNRTPVGSLPFIQGPVYSPENPPDQPSSGNLRTPTASPSIVIPSPPHHRSWKQAPFASPPMSKGLINSPAKSPHPSTPKKQSLNHTPVGSLPFIQGPVYSPENSPGQPSSGNLRSPTASPSIVIPSPPHHRSWKQAPFASPPTSKGHINSPAKSPFPSRAHHRLQNHTPVGSPFVFHRSPKHTPVGSPLAIHRSQKRTPAGRPPVIQGPVYSPDKSPHLPSIGNLRTPTGSPTVVISSPPHHRSWRHAPVASPPTSKGLINSPAISPHPSPLHHQSQKHTPVGSPSTIQGPVYSPEKSQYPPSSGNLRTPTASPSMTTHPYHQSWKHAPVSSPPTRLINSPAKSPHPSPRHHQSQKHTPVGSPSMIQGPVYSPEKSQSPPSSGNLRTPTASPSMATHPYRQSWKHAPVSSPPTRLINSPAESPHPSPSGNLRIPAASPLNKFPLSPHQAHAKGSPTSPNISPTQPSKKRPTTPVAPPPMIFPPPPPGQDCSSVSCTAPYTSTPPGSPCGCVNPMQIELGLGVALYAFFPLVSELASQIAGGTFLKQSQVRIMGANAYSQDEEKTIVDIDLVPLGENFDNTTALLIFERFWQKKVMINETLFGDYWVIFINYPGLPKSPPSAFPHTTYNGVPNSSSNGSSKKDPLGVDVNKQSDKMGAGTIAVVALSSAIAMIICLGTVWIIILKCRNQNRPTLAVVEPTHVPSSTKRSATGGGSILSGSMESSTSMSFVSSMATYTGSAKTFTSAEIEKATDRFNPQKILGEGGFGRVYQGLLEDGTKVAVKVLTRDDQQGGREFIAEVEMLSRLHHRNLVKLIGICTEEHNRCLVYELIPNGSVESHLHGLDKEIAPLDWDARIKIALGAARGLAYLHEDSSPRVIHRDFKASNILLEDDFTPKVADFGLAKSASEEVSGHISTRVMGTFGYVAPEYAMTGHLLVKSDVYSYGVVLLELLSGRKPVDMSQPPGQENLVTWARPLLTSKEGLETLVDPALGGNLPFDNIARVAAIASMCVQPDHSHRPFMGEVVQALKLVYNDSDASNAGGSGSFSRGESSAHDTEVKDSSSQPWHHSMQYVPDSTSFVTIDYDSGPLETQGLEVERPLSASALMSNSGRLIRQLSGSFRRHSSSGPLRTNRSKESWYGIRDPERGSISEHGVKRHFDRGSDGDVHELWP